The Daucus carota subsp. sativus chromosome 2, DH1 v3.0, whole genome shotgun sequence genome includes a window with the following:
- the LOC108207057 gene encoding putative disease resistance protein At1g50180, giving the protein MSTLLAEIRELAYDVENVVETFLVKASSSPGKIIQWMKKRKFSRKIEDINRKMCLVFNQFDDCNMKSKSDSSHGTPGRLRRFHTFTTVEPKIFVGHEADVDHLVGLLVDESDRCYPLISICGMGGLEMANKRGVLIRLIHERKDEILNMDNDKLVENLLLIQQKQKCFIVLDDIWSTDAWDSLKAAFTAERSVSKLMLTSRNVDVAEYVNPKGLIHQPETLSPDQSWELLQLKALPTRGEYIDVARDYKRMEKLGREMVGTCAGLPLAIVILGGIGILITKPSLAEWERVYSDSLWSLKRGTGLGENQQNELFNILVRSYNELPPQLEPCFLYLGKFSEDESIDAETLYQLWITEGMVLSSDKKKGETMMQVAESYMGELVHKSMVQVRFDDSDSSLTKFKSCSLHDLMRDLSLSKAKEEHFFKTIDIREENDTHLSVFPDTRQLVVYSEGNYRSKKPNSYFVKILNHQKHRSVLLMNMSTNRSRFLPAHVGSHFANFRLLRVLSLEYYWVHQQTASRMLET; this is encoded by the exons ATGAGCACTTTGCTCGCGGAGATACGAGAGCTTGCCTATGATGTTGAGAATGTTGTCGAAACGTTTCTTGTCAAAGCTTCTTCATCCCCTGGAAAAATAATCCAGTGGATGAAGAAAAGAAAGTTTTCAAGAAAGATTGAAGATATTAATAGAAAGATGTGTCTCGTGTTTAATCAGTTTGATGATTGTAAtatgaaatcaaaatcagattcaAGTCATGGAACACCCGGAAGGCTAAGGCGATTTCACACTTTCACTACTGTTGAGCCAAAAATATTTGTTGGACATGAGGCAGATGTTGATCACTTGGTGGGACTTCTGGTGGATGAAAGTGATCGCTGTTATCCGCTCATCTCTATCTGTGGAATGGGTGGTCTTG AAATGGCAAACAAAAGAGGTGTTCTTATACGTTTGATCCATGAAAGAAAAGATGAAATTCTGAATATGGACAATGACAAGTTAGTGGAAAATCTACTTCTGATCCAGCAAAAGCAAAAATGCTTCATAGTCCTCGATGACATATGGTCAACTGATGCCTGGGATTCTTTAAAAGCGGCATTCACAGCTGAGCGGTCTGTAAGCAAATTAATGCTTACAAGTCGTAATGTGGATGTTGCTGAGTACGTAAATCCAAAAGGACTCATTCACCAGCCAGAGACTCTAAGCCCAGATCAAAGTTGGGAGCTACTTCAGTTGAAAGCACTTCCCACAAGAGGAGAATATATag ACGTTGCCAGAGACTATAAACGTATGGAAAAATTAGGAAGAGAAATGGTTGGAACTTGTGCTGGTCTTCCACTAGCTATAGTGATTTTGGGGGGAATAGGAATTCTCATAACAAAACCTTCACTGGCAGAGTGGGAGAGGGTATACTCTGATAGTCTATGGTCGCTAAAGAGAGGGACGGGGTTAGGAGAAAATCAAcaaaatgaattatttaacATATTAGTTCGTAGTTACAACGAATTGCCCCCTCAATTAGAGCCATGCTTTCTATATTTGGGAAAATTCAGCGAAGATGAATCGATAGATGCAGAGACTTTGTATCAGTTATGGATTACGGAAGGGATGGTACTATCCAGTGACAAAAAGAAAGGAGAAACAATGATGCAAGTGGCTGAATCGTATATGGGAGAACTAGTCCATAAGAGTATGGTTCAAGTGAGATTTGATGATTCAGATTCATCGCTTACAAAGTTCAAAAGTTGTTCTCTTCATGACCTTATGAGGGACCTATCTTTATCCAAGGCAAAAGAAGAACACTTTTTCAAGACAATTGATATTCGAGAAGAAAATGATACTCATCTCTCTGTGTTTCCTGACACTcgacaacttgtagtttattctgAGGGGAATTATAGAAGCAAAAAACCTAATTCCTACTTTGTCAAGATACTGAATCACCAGAAGCATCGATCAGTGTTACTTATGAATATGAGTACCAATAGAAGTAGATTTTTGCCAGCACACGTGGGGTCGCATTTTGCCAATTTTAGGTTGCTAAGAGTTTTGTCTCTGGAATATTATTGGGTTCATCAACAAACTGCATCAAGGATGTTGGAAACGTGA
- the LOC108208947 gene encoding protein RECOGNITION OF PERONOSPORA PARASITICA 7, with the protein MAEATVSIVAGRLSDLLTEEGQLLHGVKAEIEQVVTELMRMKTFLADADSRLDEERICILLQEVRELAYDAEHVVETFLVEASSSPGKIMQWMNTRKFTRKIEGIQRKMSVVFSGFHDCNIKSTSETGEPSDSSNGIRGRLKRFHSFTTVEPEIFVGLEADVDHLVGLLVDESDGCYPLISICGMGGLGKTTLAQKIYNHSTIRRHFAGLAWASISQKWQTKEVLQRILICLVHDKKEEILTWDDDKLVENLLEIQQKKKCLIVLDDIWSTDAWDSIKVAFKADKSLSKLMLTSRNVDVAEYVDPEGLVHKPETLSADESWKLLQLKALPTRGGYIDIARDYKRMEELGREMLRKCAGLPLAIVILGGILVTKPSLVEWEKVYYDSLSSLKRGKGLGENQQNELFYILLWSYNELPPQLKPCFLYLGKFNEDEWIDAETLYQLWIAEGMVLSSDKREGETMMQVAESYMGELVHKSMVQVRVDDSESLLTKFKSCSLHDLMRDLSLSLAKEKHFFEAIDLREENDFHLSMFPYTRQLVNRDWTYRSKQSDSYIVKIPNHQHYRSMLLMQVSDSRSFPPVLGSNTANFRLLRVLALENVKLRIHAQTVSGNRFGTSIGSVIGSLIYLRYLSARNSNLIILPWIRKLVLLQTLKLDGDNVTPYPAKSIAILSKLSHLRHVYLPDSFYNFEKNAKLRLNGLSKLETLENFNTEWCEVKDLPELTSLQRLRVRADDIHCDVEELMKYLATLALSSTSVLRYWVLHFEIIHGRSFNDPNIIRQLFWNDKFNLQELFIRGRLPELDELFEYPQQQLNNTHIDASLICITKLKLWFSYLEKDPMPVLEKIPTLRYLDLELNAYMGKEMTCSAIGFPKLIHLKLSNLSKLEKWRVDEGSMPILSELTISECNKLKELPEGLVFLDSLRKLRVGRMPLEFSLNIRLLNGKQGPDFYKVAHVPYITFDCSNWTE; encoded by the exons ATGGCTGAAGCAACTGTGTCAATTGTTGCAGGGAGGCTGAGTGATCTATTGACTGAAGAGGGTCAACTTCTGCATGGAGTGAAGGCTGAAATTGAACAAGTAGTCACCGAGCTCATGCGGATGAAGACATTCTTAGCAGACGCTGATTCAAGGTTAGATGAAGAAAGAATCTGCATTTTGCTGCAGGAGGTACGAGAGCTTGCCTATGATGCTGAACATGTTGTGGAAACGTTTCTTGTTGAAGCTTCTTCGTCCCCTGGAAAGATAATGCAGTGGATGAACACAAGGAAGTTTACAAGAAAGATAGAAGGTATTCAAAGAAAGATGTCTGTAGTCTTCAGTGGCTTTCATGATTGTAATATCAAATCAACATCAGAAACCGGAGAGCCATCAGATTCAAGTAATGGAATACGTGGAAGGCTAAAGCGATTCCATAGTTTCACTACTGTGGAGCCAGAGATATTTGTTGGACTTGAGGCAGATGTTGATCACTTGGTGGGACTTCTGGTGGATGAAAGTGATGGCTGTTATCCGCTCATATCTATTTGTGGAATGGGCGGTCTTGGAAAGACAACTCTCgcgcaaaaaatatataatcattccACGATCAGGAGGCACTTTGCTGGTTTAGCCTGGGCTTCCATTTCACAGAAATGGCAAACAAAAGAGGTGTTGCAGAGAATTCTTATATGTCTCGTCCATGACAAGAAAGAGGAAATCCTTACTTGGGATGACGACAAGTTAGTGGAGAATCTCTTAGAAATTCAGCAGAAGAAAAAATGCTTGATAGTTCTGGATGACATATGGTCAACTGATGCTTGGGATTCTATAAAAGTGGCATTCAAAGCGGATAAATCTTTAAGCAAATTAATGCTTACAAGTCGTAATGTTGATGTTGCTGAGTATGTAGATCCAGAAGGACTAGTTCACAAACCAGAGACTCTAAGCGCGGATGAAAGTTGGAAGCTACTTCAGTTGAAGGCACTTCCCACTAGAGGAGGATATATAG ACATTGCCAGAGACTATAAACGTATGGAAGAATTAGGAAGAGAAATGCTTAGAAAATGTGCTGGTCTTCCACTAGCAATAGTCATTTTGGGGGGAATTCTTGTAACAAAACCGTCGCTGGTAGAGTGGGAGAAGGTATATTATGATAGTTTATCATCCCTAAAGAGAGGGAAGGGGTTAGGAGAAAATCAACAAAATGAATTGTTTTACATATTGCTTTGGAGTTACAACGAATTGCCTCCTCAGTTGAAGCCATGCTTTCTGTATTTGGGCAAATTCAATGAAGATGAATGGATAGATGCAGAGACTTTGTATCAGTTATGGATTGCGGAAGGGATGGTACTATCCAGTGACAAAAGGGAAGGAGAAACAATGATGCAAGTGGCTGAATCGTATATGGGAGAACTGGTCCATAAGAGTATGGTTCAAGTGAGAGTTGATGACTCAGAATCATTGCTTACAAAGTTCAAAAGTTGTTCTCTTCATGACCTTATGAGAGACCTATCTTTATCACTGGCCAAAGAAAAACACTTTTTTGAAGCAATTGATCTCCGAGAAGAAAATGATTTTCATCTCTCCATGTTTCCTTACACTCGGCAGCTTGTTAATCGTGATTGGACTTATAGAAGCAAACAATCTGATTCCTATATTGTCAAGATACCAAATCACCAGCACTATCGATCAATGTTACTTATGCAAGTGAGTGACAGTAGAAGTTTTCCACCAGTATTGGGGTCAAATACTGCCAATTTTAGGTTGCTAAGAGTTTTGGCTCTGGAAAATGTTAAGCTTCGAATTCATGCACAAACTGTTTCAGGTAATCGTTTTGGTACTAGTATTGGGAGCGTAATAGGCAGCCTTATTTACTTGAGATATCTTAGTGCACGGAATTCTAATTTGATAATTCTACCTTGGATACGAAAGTTGGTTCTGCTACAGACTCTCAAACTGGATGGAGACAATGTTACCCCTTATCCAGCAAAGTCAATAGCAATATTGAGCAAGTTGTCACATTTGCGACATGTGTATCTTCCAGACAGCTTTTACAACTTTGAGAAGAATGCAAAATTACGCCTCAACGGGTTGAGCAAATTAGAGACATTGGAGAATTTTAATACTGAGTGGTGTGAGGTTAAGGATCTCCCGGAATTAACCAGTCTTCAGAGACTAAGGGTAAGAGCAGACGATATTCATTGTGATGTGGAAGAGCTGATGAAATACTTAGCAACACTTGCCTTGTCATCAACTTCAGTTCTCCGATACTGGGTCCTTCATTTTGAGATAATTCATGGGAGGTCGTTTAATGATCCAAATATCATAAGACAATTGTTCTGGAATGACAAGTTCAACCTTCAGGAATTATTTATACGAGGAAGGCTCCCAGAGTTGGATGAATTATTTGAGTATCCGCAACAACAACTTAATAATACTCATATCGATGCATCTTTGATTTGTATCACCAAGTTAAAACTCTGGTTTTCGTACCTAGAGAAAGACCCGATGCCAGTACTGGAGAAGATTCCAACTTTAAGGTATTTGGATTTAGAATTGAATGCATATATGGGAAAGGAAATGACATGCTCAGCCATCGGTTTCCCAAAACTCATCCACCTTAAATTGTCAAATCTTAGCAAATTGGAAAAGTGGAGGGTGGACGAAGGAAGCATGCCAATTCTCTCTGAGTTGACGATTTCTGAATGCAATAAGTTGAAGGAGCTTCCAGAAGGACTCGTATTTCTCGATTCCCTTAGGAAACTAAGGGTGGGGCGGATGCCTTTAGAATTTTCCTTGAACATTCGGCTGTTAAATGGTAAACAAGGACCAGACTTTTACAAGGTTGCTCATGTCCCTTACATCACTTTTGACTGCAGTAACTG GACTGAGTGA